One Perca flavescens isolate YP-PL-M2 chromosome 5, PFLA_1.0, whole genome shotgun sequence genomic window, AGGCCTGTCAGACGCACTTATCTAATGAAGCTAATTGTTGGTTCAGTTGTCAAtgccattgattttttttcttctataatGTTCACTTTTCAGTCCATGATGTGATACGTGGCGTGAAATATGACCTTAAATATAAACActtgtgtaaaaatgtaaaatcacTCTTTAATAAAAATTGCCTTCCTTGTTTATGTACTCTATGTTTAGAATAATAAGTAGAGAATGATTTTCTAATGAAGCCACTTTTTTTTAGACTGACCTTTAGAATGAATCACTTGTTGAAAGTAGACATACTGCTTGTTGTTAGTGTGACCACTGCGGTGGCCATCACACTTCTTTCttgtaatttttttgtcttgttttttgttcACTGGTAAGCTGCAGTCTGTCTTCTTGTTAATGCTGGGATGCTCTTTACAAAAAGTGTGCACACAGTGTAAATCCTGCCTTCGATGCTGAGTTGGCTGCAGAATTAGAAACAAATTGTATCGAACAGAAGTATCAGAGGTGAAAGAGTAAACCAACTGACTTGAACCCAGAGTTAGAAAGGATTTTTGGTATGAACAAAGCCAAGCAAAAGCAGCTTAGAAACAAAtggaataaaatatagaatttCAAAATAGCTACATCTCTTTCTCACTAACGGTGGCATAAAGCAAACTTGTGATGTCTTTCTCAGGGGAAAGAAAATAGGTAAGGTGGAAGAGAAACAAAGTAAAGATTTTATATTTAGTAATGGTATTGTAAATAGGGTTTAACATATTGTATGAATGGCTGAATTTGCTGTGAATGTACACAAatgattgtgtttttaagtaAACACCACACCAcgtccattttcttttctttttttaagaaatctTTGGGGAAGTGGAGGCAGAAAGTGTAGAAAAGTGAGCTTTTGACCTGAGAGTTGCTGGTTCAATCTTTGGACAGCCAGGATAAATCTGGGTGAAAGAGAAGGAGCAACTCGCTCTCAGAACTACAACTGAGGTGCCTTTGAGCAAGATCCttaaacccccaactgctcaaaACCCATCAGATCAggcagcttccaggtgtgaACTGTGTGATTGGGAGCAGGTTGTTCCTGACAAAGATGCACAATCAGATATATTAGATTGCTGGCCTTGACTTCTTAGATACAAGAGAAGTTTGGCTATTCTGGGCCTCTCAAGTGTAATTGAGCAAAACAGTGAAGGTTACAGGTATCATTATCACGGCTTGCGGAATCAATTTGAAATGGGAGGCAAATATAATTATGTTGTGCTGGTAAATTAATAATTTCACCCAGTCACACCGCACAGTTCTTCACACTTACAGTGCTTGTACTGCAGGCAGACCATCCATTTGTCTCTGCAGTAAAATTAATTTGCCTTGATGTTTTTCAAAGAGCTAATTTGCAGGCTAATTAATCTAATCagtctggagagagagagagagagagagagagagagagagagagagagagagagagagagagagagagagagagagagagagagagagagagacctggcTCAACCTGCTCTGTCTCACTCAAGCGAAGACACCTGTAGACACACTGACATCTTAACTAAACATTGTTTGCCACACATGGAGTACTAAATAAAAACAGGTACAAGTgttgcgcgcgcacacacacacacacacacacacacacacacacacacaaacctcacAACTCCCCCACAGAATCTTTGTCATCAACACTTGCAGCACGGCAAAGGGCAGTTAAAAGGTTACAAGCGTGAGTTAGTGGAAAGGTCGAGGTAAAGGTCCtgctttatttttcttctctctgtctgttgtgtGCTGGGTAAGGAGAGCCtcccaatgagagagagagagagagagagagagggagagggagagagagagagagagaaggggggggggggggctgggaAATGTTTAGTTGACCTTATTTTGATCTTTGCCTCTCAGAGAGGATTAAGAAAGAGAGGATTAATCCTTCAGTAATCGTATTTAAAGGATGCCATATTTGATTAAGAAAATAGAGACATCAATGgatcaactctcccccactttcCCACATTTCAAAAACAATGCTGCTGAGTTCAAGCCATTATGGTGTAGTCAAGGATGCAGCACTGCTTTAGTATTGTGTTATACAGTCAAAATAAAATGGTTTGGCAGGAAGAGGAGTTTTGAAAGTGATAAAGATATCCAGCCGTGGAGTGGATCACAGTCAGTTGCGGTGTTTGCATTGCTGTCTGGCTGCATGCTTAGTCCAGACATTTGAAGTCTTGACATACAGTAGTAATCTATTTTGTAGCATTTGAACTGTAGCTTACTTGCGCTTTTCACATAATAATTTAGCCTCAGAGCCCCTGCGTCTAATTTCCTTTGACATTGCTGaatgcaatttcattttttggtATTAAAGGGTTGGTTCTCCTAAGTTACAAAAATTATCTCACCTACCCCATTGTTATGTAACCATGCAGATACAGTAGTTTTTTGGGGATATATCTGCTTTTACCCGACACAAAGAATGTCAATGGATTTATGTTGATGGATTTTGCTGCTTGCTTTTATGAAAAAGATGCAAAATGTCGGTGTCCTCATTACTCTGAATAATTCATAGAACACAGTGTCAACTGTTTAAGGAGTGGCATTGTTCTAAGACAAGATGGAGATGGTTACAATATATTCAAATGTATGCATGAATGAGACCTTTCTTTCTTATAAATGAAGACGGATGTTTTTTCATCTCCTTTTAAGTAAATGGTTCTTTTTTCTTCCAGAGCTCATCTGTGTCTCCCTCGGCCAGTTTTCGGACCCGAGAGAAGCACAGGAGTTCAAGTGATTACTCCTCCGACAGCAAGAAACAGAAGACAGATGACAAGGAGTTGGCCTCTACACGCTATGTGAGTCAACATAAATGTTAGCTCTTCTGACGTGATAAGTATAttatttaaggtagagtcttgtgtgaggtatcatttaactcagcagagagttcttTTGTCATTGGTGATGCTTtgccccgccccctatgcttaagcccctTTCATAACTACTGACCCGTTTATCGTAGactattgtgtgaggtatcattgaactcagcagagagttacTTTTTCATTGGTGACCATTTAAGCACGCTCCACCATGTGCGCTGTGTCCAACTGTTGCGCAAATGCAGGGTCGTGTTGAACGGCGTCCGTTAGTAACCCTGATGCGCGCAGAGGAGCGAGGGCCggtccaacgctgcttgcagctttaattttaacTTATTTCTGAACGAAAGTCTGATTCGCTTTATTTGACTGTTTTGTGATCAACTACATTTGTTTACACCTTTGACTCTTGGTTCAAATCTATTTTGTAGTCAATGGTTCAAATATTCACCATATTAGAGAAGAAAGAGGAGTGCCACCTTTCTAATGCAAAATCCACGACAAAACAAAGACGTCCTGACAGACAGTGTGTAAAGTTATCTCACATGAGCCACATTCAAACccacactttctttctttttttggacaACACAGTGAGAGAAAGACCTGACATGTTAAAGGACGTAGCTTGGATTTGAGCTCAGTCTGTTTCAGTTCATGACATGTTCTTTAGCCAGATGAGCCATCTGGATGATACACAATGGAACCATTCATACCACTTTAATCTGataattaaaacatgcaaaaatataaaagaagtAATGCCAGAGGAATGATTACAATGGTCTTTATGGTCTTCTCTCAGATCATTTATTAAATCCTTGATTTTATGATTACCCTTTTTATGAATGTCTGAGTAATTTCTATTTTATGTACTATCAAATAGGTGGgatattgaatttaaaaaaagcactgAATATATGTAGttttttactacttttactGATGAAGAACATAGGTCTACATACAGTAGAAATGTTTAACGCCAGAAGTCCAGCCATTTTATAAAATGCTGATCACAGACACATATGCCAATTTGATACATGTGTTTGTTTATACTGTTCCATAAATCTAGCACAAAAAATGAtcccacatttttcaccatggAGTGAAAGTCAAGTGTGTGTCTTCTATGTGTCCATCTTAGGAAAGCGATGGAGAGAAGAGTGACGACAACTTAGTAGTGGATGTCTCCAATGAGGTACAAAACGGTTTAGGCAGTATGGTATCTTTTGTGTCAAAAACACCaacccctctcactctctcatctTTCCCTTTGCTCACCCACCACAGGATCCAGCGTCTCCTAGAGGAAGTCCTGCCCACTCGCCTCGGGAGAACGGATTGGACAAGAGTCGCCTGTTGAAGAAGGATGCTCCGCTGAGTCCGTCCTCCATCGCCTCCTCCAGCAGCACACCTTCATCCAAATCCAAAGAGATTAATGTGGTGAGTCATTGGGGTAATTATAGCCCTCTGATCTTCTTTTTCATCATTTCTCTAGGGTTTCTATGTTTAGGCATTCAGAAAAATGGAATCATTGTAAGTAAGGTATAGAAGAGAATGAAGGTTTgatgttaaagaaggaaaactCCTGTTAGTCAGAagataataaatcaaaaataataaaaagtggcAAAATGAAGGTAATAAACCCTGGATTATATAAAGTGGAGAAAGCGTTTAATACATATTTAATAGAATATCAATTTTGTGAGTCATGAACTCAGTCTCAGCATGAATAGTTCCTGTATTGAATGCTTTATGCTCTGCTATTACATTTGTAAATTGTGTGTCTTTTATCTCTACAACCCTTCTGCAAATAGATATCTGCTCCATCTGAATTAACTGTTTAGACTAGTGTTTAAAccttttgtgattattttttgtgttgtAGAATGAGAAGGCCACAACACCTGTGTCCAAGTCCAGCACCCCCACATCCCGCTCTGACGCCCCGACACCCAGCAGCACCTCCACCCCGGGCCTGAGGTCTGTACCCAGTAAACCGCCAGGAGTCGAGACGCTGGGTCAGTGTTGCCAACAGAACATAAATCTTCTCCGTGTGCATCAGTGAGATAGTGGATTTGAATCAGTTAGAAGTTTGGCTAAAGTAGATGTTTTTGGAAACCGTTTGATCTTGTAGCTCCTGGTCTCCGTACGCCGTTGGCAGTGCCGTGCTCATACCCCAGTCCGTTTGGAATGGTTCCTCACCCGGGTATGAATGGAGAGCTGAGTGGAGCCGGAGCAGCCTACACCGGCCTGCATAACATTTCTCCACAGATGAGTGTggtggctgctgctgcagtgGCAGCTTATGGACGCACACAAGTGgtacccaaacacacacacacacacacacacacacacacacacacacacacacacacacacacacacacaaacacattgtatatgtatacatgcaTACCAACATATTCAATCTGAGTATGGTATTAATTTAAAGTTTTGTCTGCCAAGGACTAGTAAACTAAATACAATCATACATGTTGTTTAGGCATTCCAATCATTTGCCTTCTTCTGCTGGTcattacaattatttaaaagtAATAATTTTGTATATATGTGATACTGTACATATGGAAGAATGTGCCATGAGTGagagattattattttattgggTAGCTAGCAGAAATGTAAGCGTGCAGCATGTAAACAGATTGGCTTTAGGAAAACTTTTCTACTCGGTAACAGAAATATAGCTAGCTATAATATAACTCATCATTATAGCAGCTACCAACAGCTCTAGTATTTGTGTGATGTGTTAGATTGTACTTTAAACCCATATTCTCTAGGTGGGATTTGATCCTCACCACCACATACGTGTCCCTGGACTTCCTCCCAACCTCTCGGGCATTCCTGGTGGAAAACCGTATGTTTCCTCTTTGTTTAATAAATCTCCATTTATTTCCTCTTCTTTCCCACGTTTGCATGTACCTTGACCCACATGTCCACTCTCTTCTCTCCACATGACCCTTTTCTTTCCTCTAGAGCTTACTCCTTTCATGTCAGCGCTGATGGACAAATGCAGCCTGTGCCTTTTCCTCCGGACGCACTGATTGGCCCTGGCATCCCGCGCCACGCACGACAGATTAATACTCTCAGCCACGGGGAGGTGGTGTGTGCTGTCACCATCAGTAACCCAACGCGTCATGTCTACACCGGCGGCAAGGGCTGCGTCAAGGTGTGGGACATCAGTCACCCGGGAAACAAGACCCCTGTATCCCAGCTGGACTGCCTTGTGAGTGCAATGACCCTTACATACATGCAATGTGACTTCATGGTTAAAACACAGAACATGTTTTCTACTGTTTAACCTGTTACCTGCTAACAGCAACTAGTTTATGTACTGGTACTTTTTTAATGATAGTAAATAAAGTACTTCTGTGCATCTGGTACATTAGAACAGAGATAACTACATCCGTTCCTGTCGGCTACTTCCGGATGGACGGACTCTCATTGTTGGGGGCGAGGCGAGTACTTTGTCAATCTGGGATTTGGCAACACCAACTCCACGAATCAAGGCTGAACTAACTTCGTCAGCACCTGCGTGTTATGCTCTGGCCATCAGCCCCGACTCCAAGGTCTGCTTTTCCTGCTGCTCTGATGGAAACATAGCCGTGTGGGATCTTCATAACCAGACTCTGGTTAGGTATGAAGCTGGGGAGGGTGATGTGTGAGGGTTTTGATTATTGCTGGGTGATAAAAATGAAATTTTGAAAGTCTTACAAACTTAAAACCAGTTGTTTGAACCTCATACCATTAAACTGAGAATAGCAACAACAATAAATGGCATCTAAACCGACTTCTGAGTCCACAGTCCATTCCAGAAGTCCACAAATGATTGGTCCACCATACTTTGCAATGCAAGACAGTCATCAATAAGATACTGTATGTCATTAACCTTTAACATAACCCTAAAAAGGcagatgatttttttcaaaaatgtttggaatgtttgtattgtaaatattgttttataATATTTAAGTAATGAACAGCGCCTTCTTGGGCTTTTTTGCTCTCTTTGCACATTCAAGTTATTTTTAATCCATCTAGTCCTTAATTTAACTGTGTGTAACAAAGTGCCTAcaattttttgtatattttggaTTGAGGCTGAACTGCCAGAAATCAATAATGTATTGcaattgttttgctttgttgttttaaataatgtgtgtgtgtgtgtgtgtgtgtgtgtgtgtgttcttaatGTGACCCCAAATCTTGACTTTATCTGACACATTTGCACAGATTTTAATAAGAATTTGAGTTAAAGTGGGTCATTATGAAATAATTTCTGACATGTCACTCCATTGGGTGCTGACTTGGCTGATGTCAACAAACTAGCAACAACTCTTGCAACCttgactgtgtttttcttcaggCAGTTCCAGGGCCACACCGATGGAGCCAGCTGTATAGACATCTCTAATGATGGGACAAAGCTGTGGACTGGAGGCCTGGATAACACTGTCCGGTCCTGGGACCTGAGAGAGGGACGGCAGCTGCAGCAGCACGACTTCACCTCCCAGGTACACAAGACACTttgtccacacaaacacaccgatTCTATTAGTGCTGCAACTATACCTATCACTTTTAGAGGGCATCATTCACCAACACTTTAACCAGCTGATGAACTGCTGATACTCACTGTTTTTATGCTAAATGTCTACATTGATCAAAGTTTGTGTAGCAGTAGAGAGGAACTAATTTGCAGGTGTAAGTTGCAACCAGGTTTGGGATTGCACTGCGTTTCCTTATTATTTGGTGGTTAAAGTAAAATGCACAGATTGTTGAAAATTGTGCATCTCAGGACAAGTCACAACTATGCGCAGTTTGTGTGATTACACTTTCTGCCTTTGCTTTATTGCAGTCATTTACAAGCTTTAACCCACCATAAAGGCCATACTGTGCTCTGATTTTCTGCCCAGTGCTCAAAAACCTTTAACACTAACACTGGCAGTTAGAATTTAGTTTTTCCAGGTGAGAAGAGCAGCAATAATAGACCATTACTGCAATTTTACTTCAATTTCACAATCTCAGTGTGCACAGGAGGAGGTGAGTGTACATAAAAGAGAGCTCAGAGAGGGCTGggcagacagggagagacaagGCCAATAGAGTGCTAATGCTATCTGTTCCAACCCCCACATCCCCTGAAAGAACAGCTTCGATTTTAGAAACTGAAACAGATCTGTTTGACAGATTAGTAAGAAATGCTAATGATGGTGTAGAAAAGCATACAGTGGACTTTTGCTTACATAGATTTGCCTGCCCTAGATATGTTAATATCAGCGGCCACCTCGGCAGACAAACACAATCTTTATGCAGTGAAACAATTCAAGACTAGACTAATAAAAGAGATGGATAtgtgttatattattttataaactatgAGACATTGTAACTGTTGGGCTTCGTTGCAGATCTTCTCACTGGGATACTGTCCAACGGGCGAGTGGCTGGCAGTCGGGATGGAGAACAACAATGTGGAGGTCCTTCATGTTACCAAACCTGACAAGTACCAGCTCCACCTGCATGAAAGCTGTGTCCTCTCACTCAGATTTGCTCACTGTGGTAAGAATCAACAATTCTGTCTTTAAACTTATTTCTATATGTctaaatatatatagatatgtacagtatatatctaaATGTGTCAGCTTTGTGTAGGAGACATGATTAGAAAATTACTATGTAAATGAAGGCACTTTTCAGAGGAATCATTGTACAGCTAGAAATCATGTTGGACCAAGATTACTTTTTAGTAGTTAGGATTAAGACTTCTGAATAAAATGGAATTAGCCAACAAGTACAAGAGTTACAATGGAGCACCAGCATGAACTATCTGGAGGAACAAATAGATGATTTTGATGTTTACATTGTAGTCACTTCATGGTTAAATTGACCAACTGGACAATATCCCAAAATTATGAATACAActacttgttttattttgaagctgcCAGTTTATCTGCCAGTACTGTATTGTACATAATTAATGTAGGATCAtactaatgttaaaaaaatgtctctACATTATACTTATTTTTGAGTTTAATTAGGTATAACAGAAAGTAATAAGTGTCAGAATTTGAGCATTATAGCCTGGTTAAGTATTTATCCCACTCCGGTTGAGTTTTGCTCCAGTGGTTAAAATTTGAAGCTGGTGCCCCCTCATTTCTGTCATTTCAACAAAGTCTGGTATTATTCAAGACAGTGGCAATATTTCACCCAGTTATAACTTTCACTTTGCACTGAGTATCTCCATGTTTGACTGAGAGTATCTGCATTGTTTCTTGAATTTCAACCTATAGCAACTGATACATCCTAGATCGAAGTGTTCTAAAACACTATTTCTCACTATGATTGGGCCAATCAAATAAATAGTTAGCACTGCATTAGATAGACGTCTTCCACCGTGTACACATACATCTGGGCCATGTCCGGCCCTGACAAAACTTAGCAAACGGTTTATTTAAaccaggggtggccaaccagttaaAAAAAGAACCTGCACCATAGCAAAGACATGCCTGTCCACactacaacagcaacagtgactcCCAGATCTAATGACAGTCATAATATATAGcagtttttgtagtttttttcttacCTAGATTAACTCAGTGAGAAACCTGACAGTGTTttttatccacaatccttttcaGGTCTGGCTTGTACTCGGTTGTAGCCACTCGAAGCGATTCTTTCACGTGTGGCCATAAGAACagaactatgttttttttttagtttttttgggggcttttccacttttaatggacaggacaggtgaaaaaggggagagagaaggggaagacatgcaggaaatcgtcacaggttggattcgaaccctggacctctgcgtggAGGCCTAAACCTctaattatacagtatgtgcgcctgctctacccactgatctaACCCAGCCACATACAGCCACCTCTGCTGTAAACTGAAACAAGGGTTCcttgaacaccctgctgtgtGCACAAGTgcactgcctttttattaccatgAGTTTACATACACGTCTCTACTGATTGGGTATTACCTGTGACACAGCCACTAAGCGAGAGACACGCCCACAAAACATACCTCAAAGCCTGTTGCACACCGTTCAATTCAATAaaattttatttacaatatctatctataaattgcaggaacgtctatctgtctgtgtgtgtgttatgcgcatAGCTCTCAAACCGTTAGTCCGATAGATTTCAaccttgacaggtgtcttgctacgggcacgagtaagtgcagtgcgaagtttgacgttgtttggattagaaatgcaaaagatatcatCGGTAAAAGAAtaacacattggcttttgctgctctagccgctggccactccccctctcacacttcACGCTGACTGAGCTCAGCacaggaccagagacagagaggaaagcagcggagctttggcagctaaaatgtgaaatacacctcagacccacaaaaatgtgcaaagtagcactactttggactgtctttgactttgaataaacaaacgacaattcccgaatttaaggacgtttcagaatcccacacatgtAAAGCACACCCACAGACAACAAGTGCAGACAGAGTGTGATGCCACTTATAGGCAGGTTATCTATCtaatatctgtatgtatgtgtgtccgtgtttggggggGAAGGTAACGTGCACATCACACGCAGACGCCACATGCAGAATGCTTTACAAGAGCagggggtggagggtggggggtgttatagcctttgactcttttcctgcaTTTATTATGCATTTATATCTATTAAATATCTGTGAGCTGGCAGACCATAACATAATCCCTGAGATGATTCCTTCACATCTCAGAgttgaaccgggcagacacagcaCCCTGGGTCAGGTTTTAAATCgaatcgaatcgtaaatcgagttttttattataaaataaaaaaagcagcaataccacagacCAAGCAATCGCCCTTttcaaacaggcacattttcaatgggCTCTGTACTAGTAGTATCAAATcctaacaagagttatctcaatacactttacagatagagtaggtctagacaacTTCTATAAttcacaaagacccaacaattccaataattctcCCGAGAGccagcatttagtgcaacagtggcgagaaatacttccttttaggcagaaaccttgagtGGTGAAGAAAAACTtacttttaggcagaaacctcggacagacccaggctcttggtgggctggcGTCTGCCAGTGATGGTTGGGGGtacgatgaacagtggcaattatagtaacaataaagataatggaattgtgactagaaatagtagctGTAGTAATTCCGTTGCACACCGTTCTGAGGAAACATGTCGTTCAACCTGAAACCCGTAGCAAAATGGTGCGCACCGTTGTCATCTTCTTCTACTTCTATTGAATTTTATGGCGGTTGGCATATATAAGTGTGGAATTACTGCCATCTGCTGGACTATCCCTTGCCCCATCTATTCCAACATTGCCATGGCATGTGTGAAAAGACGCAAGACAGAAATGTTCCTGAATGTAGTGCTTGTGTGAGTTGTGAAAATCAAAGGTTATCTACCGGGAACTATGTCTGAAAGAGGCTGTGAAGCGCATTTACTGTAATTGAGACATTAAAATTTAGGGCACATATTTTTCCCTGATGTGGCCTAATGTAGTTTGTCATCCTCTGCAGGGAAGTGGTTTGTGAGCACAGGAAAAGACAACCTGCTCAACGCATGGAGAACCCCCTATGGGGCCAGCATATTCCAGGTAAGTGTGGAAGAACGTAACACAACAACATATACATCCAGGCAGCTGAGAGGccaaatacagtacagtatgattACTAGAGTACTGAGTACTGATTTTACGGAATTGCAAGTCTTCAACACCTTTCAGCTTTTTTGAGGTAGAAGGTCAAACAAAAAGTTAAACACACAAGTGGAGTTGCTGAATACAGCAAAATCAGAAATCTTAAAGGTAAAAGTAACTGTAGGCTATATGAGGGGCACAAACATTTGAAcaagaagcctttattggtgttTAGAAAAGATACAGTTGCAGTGTGAGCTAAATGTGCACTCTATACATATATTGTGGACTGACTGGACGGAGAAATAAATCACATCTACAGTTCAACACCTGTCTGTCACACACATGGCCTTCATccctttttggctttttctcaGTCTGTGCatcttttacattttcacacatcttTTATTCCCCTTACAGTCAAAGGAGTCGTCCTCAGTGCTGAGCTGTGACATCTCCACAGATGACAAGTACATTGTGACGGGCTCAGGAGATAAGAAAGCAACTGTCTACGAGGTCAACTACTAGGAAGGCTCGACCACTTCCATTCAGGCACTCTGCGGTGTCACCAACACCTATGTACAATTCTTAATGTATAAAATGGATTTGAATGGAACTAACCAAACAGACTCTTGGACAGGAGCGTTTTTCAACTTCAAAATGAAGAAGCAGAACCTAgcagagattttctttttttttcttcttacttGTGTCTTCTTAATTGTCTTACTTTGTTGTTATTGTGAGGATGAATGAATGTCCATGTGCACTGAATCTAGAGAGGATACTTTTGGCTATATAACATTCCTAAACTTTTAGGCCTCTTTTTTTACCAACATATTTGTACAGATAAGCAGCTACAACACAAGTGTAGTTGTTCACATGCTTTCCTTTCGTACTTTGTTATACCTGAAGGCTATAAAAACATTGTGGCTGGATCATTCCCGGCTGACACCAGAACATTTTCTCTGAGATCTTccaatttggcacaacataAACATACTTACCTAAAAATGGCAACACTTGAAAGGGTTACTATTGGTTCTTGTAAATATTACAAAgaattttctcttttaaaactttgtttttctgttcaGAGTCTGCTGCCAAACTTATTCCACACCCTGATATACTGTTTATGTGCTTAATTGCATCTTTAAGGGGTGTAGCTTTCATTTTTGTAGATGCAcatgacaaacacacaacaactATATCCAAGGCTTTATTCAGTAACAACTTCCTGTGGATAAATTGTATTGTTCTGTGTTTTGATTGACCTGGACAGCTTGAATTACTACTGTAAATGCAgtgttgccatttttttttattacattttggttCTGTTTCCTGCTTGCTTTCAGGCACTTCATGTTAATACCTCATACCAAATttgccttttttaaatgttaatacactttttgtttgttatgtttgtctAAATTAGTAAAATCAGCATTCCACATgtgaaaaacatcacattttcatTCCATAACAAATGCATGCTGAACATAGTGAttacacaaacaaaatacaacatGTTGATTAGTGAGCTGTACAGGTG contains:
- the LOC114555595 gene encoding transducin-like enhancer protein 4; translated protein: MIRDLSKMYPPARHPPGQPLKFTVTESCDRIKEEFHFLQAQYHSLKLECEKLASDKTEMQRHYVMYYEMSYGLNIEMHKQAEIVKRLNAICAQVIPFLSQEHQQQVVQAVERAKQVTMAELNAIIGQQQLQAQHLSHGHAIPIPLTPHPAGLQPPLPPGAGTASLLALSSALSHQLPLKNERKHHDNNNSEHPRDRDSVKSSSVSPSASFRTREKHRSSSDYSSDSKKQKTDDKELASTRYESDGEKSDDNLVVDVSNEDPASPRGSPAHSPRENGLDKSRLLKKDAPLSPSSIASSSSTPSSKSKEINVNEKATTPVSKSSTPTSRSDAPTPSSTSTPGLRSVPSKPPGVETLAPGLRTPLAVPCSYPSPFGMVPHPGMNGELSGAGAAYTGLHNISPQMSVVAAAAVAAYGRTQVVGFDPHHHIRVPGLPPNLSGIPGGKPAYSFHVSADGQMQPVPFPPDALIGPGIPRHARQINTLSHGEVVCAVTISNPTRHVYTGGKGCVKVWDISHPGNKTPVSQLDCLNRDNYIRSCRLLPDGRTLIVGGEASTLSIWDLATPTPRIKAELTSSAPACYALAISPDSKVCFSCCSDGNIAVWDLHNQTLVRQFQGHTDGASCIDISNDGTKLWTGGLDNTVRSWDLREGRQLQQHDFTSQIFSLGYCPTGEWLAVGMENNNVEVLHVTKPDKYQLHLHESCVLSLRFAHCGKWFVSTGKDNLLNAWRTPYGASIFQSKESSSVLSCDISTDDKYIVTGSGDKKATVYEVNY